The Polyangiaceae bacterium genome includes a region encoding these proteins:
- a CDS encoding tetratricopeptide repeat protein, with the protein MANTKGSRGPGSRILRIEELDELLDGPLENPQAVLDTLVNAAAKGQVFPALFEKLHAVATAQDKVADLAFAYESLAQDRRVKLLGPEAQAAVFLQATHFFADIFGDPDGAVSYAERVLTAQPGHPEIVAKLEKIFGDAGDDARLAKLYLDLATHERDPASQHRRLRQVIEVAADVPSLGEVSIDALTRLHKLDPADSWVRDTLEQRLVRSGKQREAVKILEAALARDPAPSEVEAFQIRCRLLELYTKDIGEPHRAVPHIEALLAQAPEHAEARRAAEALLDNRAVAARVAAALSDAYFKLGLADQAAAMLNLELKTVRGPRRLEVQRRLAFIKQDGGDPAGALELLGPVVSAEPGEDEARRRFVELSLSLNQPAEAAKLLNRALGTCKDPAVRARVGAEIGTVYLRSGDVKRAEAAFKQVVEDGSDPAATLTAARHLTELADKAGDSKAIAASLELWVRLETDPEQRNAGARRLAKLAEGELNDPGKAITAYRALVDSPWADDSLKKLQSLYEEAGDFEGLIDVTERRAARAKEPGEGRHLMFRAAELRTTKGRDKHAALAAWRAYLARFGPARDAHAQMIPLLEQEKQWKELAWVLERDIEQAPLTEWVALLNRLAQLKISRLDDVTGGLEAYKKALETDPTDKVSRTAVEKLLLSGSARLAAADVLEGVYRDEEPGTGLLRVLETRAELSEDRALCLAAFEEALRIAESHLKDPTRGLELAGRALGLVVESSRDAIPTWLERVQTLGTESGRPLEKAAALARALADHAVDSPEMLALASAAAEALVAAGDPQRATAVYRRALSFEPSNPELLARIDELLAEQGSPEERLTLYRDALGRGPEGERKKQLLHSMARLLGSELGRPDEAVAIWHRALEDDPRDAVAHQALVESYGQSRELALLYAELERALAFHEGERRNATLLRMAEVAAETDSGRALEHYRELLAHAELSDTVLENVELLAHSNGDAETMKSVLERRIAVAGAPEDRAQLLEKLGLVQAKQLVDPESAAKSWLEGARAADAAGDDERARRMYERVLGVSPDEAEAARRLIELYAAAGAWEKVPEAFGVLHRAGADERDVVALLLSLEGAAVQANAVEVFVVLTDGVLAREGLDPSRMRQVLLARARVLAATADHRDEVAEIYRRVLEGGSEDVQAAAEAFTVFLATSELTAARVADRRWLFEWRASRAADPTTVLIAWALAEETTLGNPAAAIELYKRVLDRDPERLDALSQLARLQSTHGDPEGALQTLQNLRERSEGEQRTTAELGMVSLWIERLGRPKDALGTLERLLDAAPGDPEVMRLVRAALSFDEARAEAAMLLERVAENAETREARAEMLQSLLDVSRGVDALADARGRWYRKLLECREDDDEATLGIALGGAEEAPGQSDLWDAAERVARRLNRPDPVAEAYARALDRQLAPEVAEELGRRFVEFNEEWFEDAERVVSLLTRVLELCPGADWAFDRLKLAFNNSARWPELFELYDRALGREADPARKIELLREAAMAAKDFANDADRAIDYLERLDQLAPGDARIEASLERLYEREGRTRPLIALLTRRLGPASGALKGDLLVRLTRLWLDLGDPVEAYGLLEKLMADPSPRPELPELLERLVALPSARESLAPSEESKKKKSKAKSVRHAAAELLRKRYEAASQIGDVARMLEVELELADTKQERVSRLEKIIQLKLDSVGDYQGAFESVAQLVALEPHEALHRVRLAELAGRTGDHERRAELLTTIADGASDADVRLDLLLEAASARKTELADAAGASELYQRVLAEAHDDRARALSAARELDPLLEAAGKAADRVTVLEKLAELEDEPERRKAALGAAARVSGRALKDWERAVRAWRARLADDSRDMEALDGLADAVAAAGNWPELIEVLTARAALSPPEAARRDRTFVARLWADQLGDRARAIQAWRSIRAELGADAESYEALAGLYQSDESWPELAALTAEEAAAAEDAARRTALTIELGNIHLARTGDLESALEAFVGAGAWDRALLVLDAKADRPRARALAEKLASAAIAAWTAGEDPEAHAGSGAGAAALATLEVLGKRLADDGDHAAVVALYLRGTELPFPKDKRRELLFEAACLCSDRLADASQALTHFRELFAEDPADRVAQGAVTRFALLLEEQKLDGEIASFWEEQAKARASLGDAGAAAALYARAAEIAENRLGAPDRAIANHAAAAELGSESSLDALARIHDSEGRPADAARALERLCERSSRDELGPRALRLAEAYLRAGQPDLARARLEHAAQNALDASAVRQRLAELYRAQRAFGPLAELLATEAKRAPDAKARLRLLQETARIHLDRLDDPGAAIPLLEQAIELAPDEPSLRLGLAAAFTKASRFDDALGVLKKQIERYGTRKPKDRALVHFQLARVSLAAGRRAEAIAELDFANKIDPAHPGILQALAKLAFEEGQLDRAEKQYRALLLVLGRDDEDAPSRAEALLDLAEIAGKTGDSLRAAELVDSAFEAALESAREADALEATLRQRGRYDLLARSVETRLGQAASPAEAARALADLAFLHAEHLGGLAQAEARIRERAKSIHRGLDESPSSDDRAWAALGRVYDWLGDASAEAEVLERRVSGALSSGDTSIETDAFYRLAEIRLKDPPALARGIEVLERALERSPDLERAERLLRAAVQAHPGDSSLVMLFERVARAKNDEATLAEALALVVALPGAHAEALREGVALAERIERVDLAESLLRTAIGEGDASGLSDADAAWTLCELADLCDEKGDLAEALGLRERAARLLPPDESRALLLTVARRAAADAGDAALARRIYESLLGQDAADREVWEPLAAVYRKLGALEELVRLIEQTVPLVEERDDRIQLRLEQAEILLDEGKSHDATSILQEILDEDPGQQRAADRLLSILDAAGQRDQIAALLVTQIDSAKDRQDVPRIVACSVHLGKLLESQGRADDAYDVYSAVLEWDKSDREVVQSVLRLAELRDDPYVIADALEALLRVERGDAAVELASRLVMLRNDINDEAGAQRALELGFVASPTTAELRDPLLERYAASGDWGGAARLLRDAVNVVPNDRELLGRLIEAHQRAGESDVALQILEALPGEVGRDPDVSRARAALLSEVGRDDEAVQALEAAFAVDPDAAYDLVAALERAISRAEPERARELGLRLAEVFERSGDVEAARVRLGELAKQLGKDREVVRRLAELESRAERWDAASMAYRKLIALEDGEALSEAALALADACERAGRFGDARGGLERAHKLAPGDARLRARLRALYESIGDNRELAQFVLEEASAEQQVQRRFELLLSAGNLLLMPDGDPGRAVEVLAEARGLAPDDTEGSVLCARAYAAVGRGEEAMALLGEVVASFRGRRSKELSPVFREMSRIQLAEGDLSDALASLTKAFEMDMKNSRLAMELGQLALDMDETEVAGRAFRGVTMLRTGEDDSGEPVTIELKAHAQYQLALLAQRAGDPRRARMLASKALSDNPEHALARQLLSELEGA; encoded by the coding sequence ATGGCGAACACCAAAGGGAGCAGGGGGCCAGGCAGTCGCATCTTGCGGATCGAGGAGCTCGACGAGCTGCTCGATGGTCCCCTCGAGAACCCACAAGCGGTGCTCGACACGCTGGTGAACGCCGCCGCCAAAGGCCAGGTCTTTCCAGCCCTGTTCGAGAAGCTCCACGCCGTGGCGACGGCGCAGGACAAGGTCGCCGACCTCGCCTTCGCGTACGAGAGCCTGGCTCAGGATCGGCGGGTGAAGCTCCTCGGTCCCGAGGCCCAGGCCGCGGTGTTCCTGCAAGCGACGCACTTCTTCGCGGACATCTTCGGCGATCCCGACGGCGCAGTGAGTTACGCCGAACGCGTGCTCACGGCCCAGCCCGGGCATCCAGAGATTGTGGCGAAGCTCGAGAAGATCTTCGGCGACGCGGGCGACGACGCGCGCCTCGCCAAGCTCTACCTGGATCTGGCGACCCACGAGCGAGATCCAGCCAGCCAACACCGGCGCCTCAGGCAAGTGATCGAGGTCGCCGCCGACGTGCCGAGCCTGGGCGAGGTCAGCATCGACGCGCTCACGCGGCTGCACAAGCTCGATCCCGCGGACAGCTGGGTACGCGACACACTCGAACAGCGGCTGGTGCGCTCGGGCAAGCAGCGCGAGGCGGTGAAGATCCTGGAGGCCGCGCTCGCTCGAGATCCGGCCCCGTCCGAGGTCGAGGCTTTCCAGATCCGCTGCCGGCTGCTCGAGCTCTACACCAAGGACATCGGCGAACCTCACCGCGCCGTCCCGCACATCGAGGCGCTGCTCGCGCAAGCGCCGGAGCACGCCGAGGCGCGGCGTGCGGCGGAAGCGCTCTTGGACAACCGCGCGGTCGCCGCGCGGGTGGCCGCGGCGTTGTCGGACGCCTACTTCAAGCTGGGTCTGGCCGATCAGGCCGCGGCCATGCTGAACCTCGAGCTCAAGACGGTGCGCGGGCCGCGCCGCCTGGAGGTGCAGCGCCGCCTGGCGTTCATCAAGCAGGACGGCGGCGATCCCGCGGGTGCGCTCGAGCTCCTGGGGCCTGTGGTGAGCGCGGAGCCCGGCGAGGACGAAGCTCGGCGGCGTTTCGTCGAGCTGTCTCTGAGCCTGAACCAGCCCGCCGAAGCCGCGAAGCTGCTCAATCGCGCCCTCGGCACCTGCAAAGACCCGGCGGTGCGCGCCCGCGTCGGCGCGGAGATCGGCACCGTCTACCTGCGCTCCGGTGACGTGAAGCGCGCCGAGGCCGCGTTCAAGCAGGTCGTGGAGGACGGCAGCGACCCCGCCGCGACCCTCACTGCGGCTCGCCACCTGACCGAGCTCGCCGACAAGGCTGGCGACTCGAAGGCGATCGCCGCCAGCCTCGAGCTTTGGGTCCGGCTCGAGACGGACCCGGAGCAGCGCAACGCTGGTGCGCGCCGCCTCGCGAAGCTGGCCGAGGGAGAGCTGAACGATCCCGGCAAGGCGATCACGGCGTACCGTGCGCTGGTCGACTCACCTTGGGCGGACGACTCGCTCAAGAAGCTCCAAAGCCTGTACGAGGAGGCCGGCGACTTCGAGGGGCTCATCGACGTGACCGAGCGCCGGGCCGCCCGCGCCAAGGAGCCGGGCGAAGGCCGCCACTTGATGTTCCGCGCGGCGGAGCTTCGCACCACGAAGGGGCGGGACAAACACGCCGCGCTCGCCGCCTGGCGCGCGTACCTCGCTCGGTTCGGTCCGGCCCGTGACGCTCACGCCCAGATGATCCCGCTGCTCGAGCAGGAAAAGCAGTGGAAGGAGCTGGCCTGGGTGCTCGAACGGGACATCGAGCAAGCTCCGCTCACCGAGTGGGTCGCGCTCTTGAACCGCCTAGCGCAGCTGAAGATCTCGCGCTTGGACGACGTGACCGGTGGCCTCGAGGCGTACAAGAAGGCGCTGGAGACGGACCCGACCGACAAGGTGAGCCGGACCGCGGTCGAGAAGCTGCTGCTCTCCGGCTCCGCGCGGCTCGCGGCGGCGGACGTCCTCGAGGGTGTGTACCGCGACGAGGAGCCGGGCACGGGCCTGCTTCGCGTGCTCGAGACCCGGGCGGAGCTGTCAGAGGACCGGGCGCTCTGCCTGGCAGCGTTCGAAGAGGCGCTGCGCATCGCAGAGAGTCACCTGAAGGATCCCACGCGTGGGCTGGAGCTGGCGGGGCGGGCACTCGGCCTGGTGGTCGAGAGCTCGCGTGACGCGATCCCGACCTGGCTCGAGCGCGTGCAGACGCTCGGGACGGAGTCCGGTCGCCCCTTGGAGAAGGCAGCAGCGCTCGCTCGAGCACTGGCGGACCACGCCGTCGACAGCCCGGAGATGCTCGCGCTGGCCAGCGCCGCGGCTGAGGCGCTGGTCGCCGCTGGCGATCCCCAGCGTGCCACGGCGGTCTACCGCCGTGCGCTCTCGTTCGAGCCTTCGAACCCCGAGTTGCTCGCCCGCATCGACGAGCTGCTCGCGGAGCAAGGCAGCCCGGAGGAACGCCTCACGCTGTATCGCGACGCGCTCGGGCGCGGGCCCGAAGGCGAGCGCAAGAAGCAGCTGCTCCACTCCATGGCCCGGCTGCTCGGCAGCGAGCTCGGCCGCCCGGACGAGGCGGTCGCCATCTGGCACCGAGCCCTGGAAGACGACCCGAGGGACGCGGTCGCCCACCAGGCGCTGGTCGAGAGCTACGGCCAGAGCCGCGAGCTCGCGCTGCTCTACGCCGAGCTCGAGCGCGCGCTGGCCTTCCACGAGGGCGAGCGCCGGAACGCCACCCTGCTCCGTATGGCCGAGGTCGCCGCGGAGACCGACAGCGGCAGGGCGCTGGAGCACTACCGGGAGCTGCTCGCCCACGCGGAGCTCTCCGACACGGTGCTCGAGAACGTCGAGCTGCTCGCGCACTCCAACGGTGACGCGGAGACGATGAAGAGCGTGCTCGAACGGCGCATCGCCGTAGCCGGGGCGCCGGAGGATCGCGCTCAGCTCTTGGAGAAGCTCGGCCTGGTCCAAGCCAAGCAGCTCGTGGACCCCGAGTCCGCTGCCAAATCCTGGCTCGAAGGCGCGCGCGCCGCCGACGCCGCGGGCGACGACGAGCGGGCGCGCCGCATGTACGAGCGGGTGCTCGGGGTGAGCCCCGACGAGGCGGAGGCTGCGCGGCGGCTGATCGAGCTGTATGCGGCGGCCGGCGCCTGGGAGAAGGTCCCGGAGGCCTTCGGCGTCCTGCACCGGGCGGGGGCCGACGAGCGGGACGTGGTCGCGCTGCTGCTCTCGCTCGAGGGCGCCGCCGTGCAGGCGAACGCTGTCGAGGTGTTCGTGGTGCTGACCGACGGCGTGCTCGCGCGCGAGGGTCTGGACCCCTCTCGCATGCGTCAGGTGCTGCTCGCGCGGGCGCGCGTGTTGGCCGCCACGGCCGACCATCGCGACGAGGTCGCGGAGATCTACCGTCGGGTGCTCGAGGGCGGGAGCGAAGACGTGCAGGCGGCCGCCGAGGCGTTCACCGTGTTCCTCGCGACCAGCGAGCTGACGGCGGCGCGGGTCGCCGACCGGCGCTGGCTGTTCGAGTGGCGCGCGTCACGCGCGGCGGATCCGACCACGGTGCTGATCGCGTGGGCGCTCGCCGAAGAGACGACGCTCGGCAATCCGGCAGCGGCCATCGAGCTCTACAAGCGCGTGCTCGATCGCGACCCGGAGCGCCTGGACGCGCTCTCGCAGCTGGCTCGCCTGCAGTCCACCCATGGAGACCCCGAGGGTGCGCTCCAGACCTTGCAGAACCTGCGCGAACGCTCCGAGGGCGAGCAGCGGACCACGGCCGAGCTCGGCATGGTGTCGCTCTGGATCGAACGCCTGGGCCGACCGAAGGACGCACTCGGGACGCTGGAGCGCCTGCTCGACGCCGCTCCCGGGGACCCCGAGGTGATGCGGCTGGTGCGCGCTGCGCTGTCGTTCGACGAGGCCCGCGCGGAAGCAGCGATGCTCCTGGAGCGGGTTGCGGAGAACGCCGAGACGCGCGAGGCCCGCGCCGAGATGCTTCAGTCGCTGCTCGACGTCTCGCGCGGCGTGGACGCTCTGGCCGACGCCCGCGGGCGCTGGTATCGCAAGCTGCTCGAGTGCCGCGAGGACGACGACGAGGCGACGCTCGGCATCGCGCTCGGCGGCGCCGAAGAGGCGCCGGGCCAGTCGGATCTCTGGGACGCCGCGGAGCGCGTGGCGCGCCGGCTGAACCGGCCCGATCCGGTGGCCGAGGCCTACGCGCGAGCGCTCGACCGACAGCTGGCTCCCGAAGTGGCCGAGGAGCTCGGGCGCCGCTTCGTCGAGTTCAACGAGGAGTGGTTCGAGGACGCCGAGCGGGTCGTCTCGCTCCTGACCCGCGTGCTCGAGCTGTGCCCGGGCGCAGACTGGGCCTTCGATCGCCTCAAGCTCGCCTTCAACAACTCGGCGCGCTGGCCCGAGCTCTTCGAGCTGTACGACCGCGCGCTCGGGCGCGAAGCGGACCCCGCTCGCAAGATCGAGCTCTTGCGCGAGGCGGCGATGGCGGCGAAGGACTTCGCGAACGACGCCGACCGCGCCATCGACTACCTGGAGCGGCTCGACCAGCTAGCGCCCGGAGACGCCCGCATCGAGGCCTCGCTCGAGCGGCTCTACGAGCGCGAGGGGCGGACGCGACCCTTGATCGCGCTGCTCACGCGGCGGCTCGGCCCGGCGAGCGGCGCCCTCAAGGGCGATCTCTTGGTGCGCCTGACTCGGCTCTGGCTCGACCTGGGGGATCCGGTCGAGGCGTACGGCCTGCTGGAGAAGCTGATGGCGGACCCGAGCCCCAGGCCCGAGCTGCCGGAGCTGCTCGAACGCCTGGTCGCGCTGCCTTCGGCGCGAGAGTCGCTGGCTCCGAGCGAAGAGTCGAAGAAGAAGAAGAGCAAGGCGAAGAGCGTGCGCCACGCCGCTGCCGAGCTCCTGCGCAAGCGCTACGAGGCGGCGAGCCAGATCGGAGACGTCGCGCGCATGCTCGAGGTGGAGCTCGAGCTCGCCGACACGAAGCAGGAGCGCGTCTCCCGGCTGGAGAAGATCATCCAGCTGAAGCTCGACTCGGTCGGCGACTACCAAGGCGCGTTCGAGAGCGTCGCGCAGTTGGTCGCGCTCGAGCCCCACGAAGCCTTGCACCGGGTCCGGCTCGCCGAGCTGGCCGGTCGCACCGGTGATCACGAACGTCGCGCGGAGCTCCTGACCACCATCGCGGACGGCGCGAGCGACGCCGATGTTCGGCTCGATCTACTGCTGGAGGCGGCCTCCGCGCGCAAGACCGAGCTCGCTGACGCGGCCGGGGCCAGCGAGCTCTACCAGCGGGTGCTGGCGGAGGCGCACGACGACCGCGCGCGGGCGCTCAGCGCCGCTCGCGAGCTGGATCCGTTGCTGGAGGCGGCGGGCAAGGCCGCCGACCGGGTCACCGTGCTGGAGAAGCTGGCAGAGCTGGAGGACGAGCCCGAGCGCAGGAAAGCGGCGCTCGGCGCCGCGGCGCGCGTGTCCGGTCGCGCGCTCAAGGACTGGGAGCGTGCGGTGCGCGCGTGGCGTGCCCGTCTCGCGGACGACTCGCGGGACATGGAGGCCCTGGACGGGCTGGCGGATGCCGTGGCCGCCGCCGGAAACTGGCCCGAGCTGATCGAGGTGCTCACGGCGCGAGCGGCGCTCTCGCCACCCGAAGCGGCGCGCCGAGATCGCACCTTCGTGGCGCGCTTGTGGGCAGATCAGCTCGGCGATCGGGCTCGCGCCATCCAGGCCTGGAGGTCGATCCGGGCTGAGCTCGGCGCGGACGCCGAGAGCTACGAGGCGCTCGCGGGGCTGTACCAAAGCGACGAGAGTTGGCCGGAGCTCGCCGCGCTCACCGCCGAAGAAGCAGCAGCAGCGGAGGACGCGGCGCGCCGCACGGCATTGACGATCGAGCTCGGAAATATCCACCTGGCTCGCACCGGCGATCTGGAGTCGGCGCTAGAGGCGTTCGTCGGCGCCGGAGCGTGGGATCGCGCCCTCCTGGTGCTCGATGCCAAGGCCGATCGCCCGCGCGCCAGGGCGCTGGCGGAGAAGCTCGCCAGCGCGGCGATCGCAGCCTGGACGGCTGGTGAGGACCCCGAAGCGCACGCGGGCTCTGGCGCCGGAGCGGCGGCCCTCGCCACGCTGGAGGTTCTGGGTAAGCGACTGGCGGACGACGGCGATCACGCCGCGGTGGTGGCGCTCTACCTGCGCGGGACCGAGCTCCCGTTCCCGAAGGACAAACGCCGGGAGCTCCTGTTCGAAGCCGCGTGCCTGTGCTCGGACCGGCTCGCCGACGCGAGCCAAGCGCTCACGCACTTTCGCGAGCTCTTCGCCGAGGATCCGGCGGACCGCGTAGCGCAGGGCGCAGTCACGCGCTTCGCGCTGCTCTTGGAAGAGCAGAAGCTGGACGGCGAGATCGCGAGCTTCTGGGAAGAGCAGGCGAAGGCTCGGGCCAGCCTGGGCGATGCCGGGGCCGCGGCGGCGCTCTACGCCCGCGCCGCCGAGATCGCCGAGAACAGGCTGGGGGCTCCCGACCGCGCCATCGCGAACCACGCGGCAGCAGCCGAGCTGGGCAGTGAGTCGTCCCTCGACGCGCTGGCGCGCATCCACGATTCGGAGGGCCGACCGGCGGACGCGGCTCGGGCGCTGGAGCGGCTGTGCGAGCGCTCGAGTCGGGACGAGCTCGGCCCGCGAGCGCTGCGTCTGGCCGAGGCCTATCTGCGCGCCGGACAGCCCGATCTGGCGCGGGCACGCCTCGAGCATGCCGCGCAGAACGCCCTGGACGCGAGCGCGGTGCGGCAACGTCTGGCGGAGCTGTACCGCGCGCAGCGAGCGTTCGGGCCGCTGGCCGAGCTCTTGGCCACTGAAGCGAAGCGCGCTCCCGACGCGAAGGCGCGGCTCCGCCTCCTGCAGGAGACGGCTCGAATCCACCTCGACCGTCTGGACGACCCCGGCGCTGCGATCCCGCTCCTCGAGCAGGCCATCGAGCTCGCGCCGGACGAGCCCTCGCTTCGGCTCGGGTTGGCGGCGGCGTTCACCAAGGCGTCGCGCTTCGACGATGCGCTCGGGGTGCTCAAGAAGCAGATCGAGCGCTACGGCACTCGCAAGCCGAAAGACCGGGCGCTCGTACACTTCCAGCTGGCACGGGTCTCGCTCGCCGCGGGGCGTCGAGCGGAAGCCATCGCCGAGCTCGACTTCGCCAACAAGATCGATCCGGCGCACCCCGGCATCCTGCAGGCCCTGGCCAAGCTGGCGTTCGAGGAGGGCCAGCTCGACCGGGCCGAGAAGCAGTATCGCGCGCTCCTGCTCGTGCTGGGGCGCGATGACGAAGACGCGCCGAGCCGGGCGGAGGCGCTGCTCGACCTGGCCGAAATTGCCGGCAAGACCGGCGACTCCCTGCGCGCGGCCGAGCTGGTGGACTCGGCGTTCGAGGCCGCGCTGGAGAGCGCGCGCGAGGCGGATGCGCTGGAGGCGACGCTCCGGCAGCGCGGGCGTTACGACCTCCTGGCGCGCTCCGTGGAGACGCGACTCGGACAGGCCGCATCGCCGGCGGAGGCCGCGCGGGCGCTGGCGGATCTGGCTTTCCTGCACGCCGAGCACCTCGGCGGACTGGCCCAGGCCGAGGCGCGGATCCGCGAGCGGGCCAAGAGCATTCACCGCGGGCTCGACGAGAGCCCCAGCTCGGACGATCGCGCTTGGGCGGCGCTGGGGCGCGTGTACGACTGGCTCGGCGACGCGAGCGCGGAGGCAGAGGTGCTCGAGCGCCGAGTATCCGGCGCGCTTTCCTCGGGTGACACCAGCATCGAGACCGACGCCTTCTACCGTTTGGCCGAGATCCGGCTGAAGGATCCGCCCGCGCTCGCCCGCGGCATCGAGGTCCTGGAGCGCGCGCTGGAGCGAAGCCCCGATCTCGAGCGCGCCGAGCGGCTCCTGCGCGCCGCCGTCCAGGCTCACCCAGGGGACTCCTCCCTGGTGATGTTGTTCGAGCGCGTCGCGCGCGCCAAGAACGACGAAGCGACGCTGGCCGAGGCGCTCGCGCTCGTGGTGGCGCTGCCGGGAGCGCACGCCGAGGCGCTGCGCGAAGGCGTGGCGCTGGCAGAGCGCATCGAGCGCGTCGATCTCGCGGAGTCGCTGCTCCGGACCGCCATCGGGGAAGGCGACGCTTCCGGGCTCTCGGACGCGGACGCGGCGTGGACGCTGTGCGAGCTCGCGGATCTGTGCGACGAGAAGGGGGACCTCGCGGAAGCCCTCGGCCTGCGCGAACGCGCAGCGAGGCTCCTGCCCCCGGACGAGTCCCGGGCGCTGCTCCTCACGGTGGCGCGGCGCGCCGCCGCGGATGCCGGCGACGCTGCCCTGGCTCGGCGCATCTACGAGTCGCTCCTCGGGCAAGACGCTGCCGACCGCGAGGTGTGGGAGCCGCTCGCGGCCGTGTACCGCAAGCTCGGCGCGCTGGAGGAGCTGGTGCGGCTGATCGAGCAGACCGTGCCCCTGGTTGAAGAGCGCGACGACCGCATTCAGCTCCGGCTGGAGCAAGCGGAGATCTTGCTCGACGAGGGCAAGAGCCACGACGCGACCAGCATCTTGCAGGAGATCCTCGACGAGGACCCCGGGCAGCAGCGCGCCGCCGATCGGCTGCTGTCGATCCTGGACGCGGCGGGGCAGCGCGACCAGATCGCCGCGCTCCTGGTGACCCAGATCGACAGCGCCAAGGACCGTCAGGACGTGCCGCGCATCGTCGCCTGCTCGGTCCACCTGGGCAAGCTGCTCGAATCGCAGGGTCGTGCGGACGACGCCTACGACGTGTACAGCGCAGTGCTCGAGTGGGACAAGAGCGATCGTGAGGTGGTCCAGTCGGTGCTCCGCCTGGCGGAGCTCAGGGACGACCCCTACGTCATCGCCGACGCCCTGGAGGCGCTGCTCCGGGTGGAGCGCGGCGACGCTGCGGTCGAGCTCGCGTCCCGCCTGGTCATGCTGCGCAACGACATCAACGACGAAGCCGGCGCGCAGCGCGCGCTCGAGCTCGGGTTCGTCGCCAGTCCGACCACGGCGGAGCTGCGTGATCCGCTGCTCGAGCGCTACGCCGCTTCGGGGGATTGGGGCGGTGCTGCCCGCCTGCTCAGAGATGCCGTGAACGTGGTGCCCAACGATCGGGAGCTCTTGGGTCGCCTGATCGAGGCGCACCAGCGCGCCGGGGAGTCCGACGTGGCCCTTCAGATCCTGGAGGCCCTTCCGGGAGAGGTCGGCCGGGATCCCGACGTGAGCCGGGCGCGAGCCGCGCTCCTCTCCGAAGTCGGGCGGGACGACGAGGCGGTGCAGGCGCTGGAGGCGGCCTTCGCCGTCGATCCAGACGCGGCCTACGACCTGGTCGCGGCCCTGGAGCGGGCCATCTCCCGTGCCGAGCCGGAGCGTGCCCGCGAGCTCGGGCTGCGGCTCGCGGAGGTGTTCGAGCGCTCTGGTGACGTCGAAGCGGCGCGCGTTCGCCTGGGTGAGCTCGCCAAGCAGCTGGGCAAGGACCGCGAGGTCGTGCGCAGGTTGGCCGAGCTGGAGTCCCGGGCCGAGCGCTGGGACGCCGCCAGCATGGCCTACCGCAAGCTCATCGCCCTCGAGGACGGTGAGGCACTCAGCGAGGCGGCGCTCGCGCTGGCTGACGCTTGCGAGCGCGCCGGCCGCTTCGGCGACGCTCGCGGCGGCTTGGAGCGCGCCCACAAGCTCGCTCCGGGCGACGCGCGTCTGCGGGCTCGACTGCGCGCGCTCTACGAGTCGATCGGCGACAACCGTGAGCTCGCGCAGTTCGTGTTGGAGGAGGCATCAGCCGAGCAGCAAGTGCAGCGACGCTTCGAGCTCCTGCTCTCGGCGGGCAACCTCCTGCTCATGCCCGATGGCGATCCCGGTCGTGCCGTGGAGGTCTTGGCCGAGGCCCGCGGGCTCGCGCCAGACGACACCGAGGGCAGCGTGCTGTGCGCGCGGGCCTACGCGGCCGTGGGACGCGGCGAAGAGGCGATGGCCTTGCTCGGCGAGGTCGTGGCTTCCTTCCGCGGTCGTCGCTCCAAGGAGCTCTCGCCCGTGTTTCGGGAGATGAGCCGAATCCAGCTCGCGGAGGGCGACCTGAGCGACGCGCTGGCTTCGCTCACCAAGGCCTTCGAGATGGACATGAAGAACTCCCGGCTCGCGATGGAGCTCGGACAGCTGGCGCTGGACATGGACGAGACCGAGGTAGCTGGCCGCGCCTTCCGCGGGGTGACCATGCTGCGCACCGGCGAGGACGACTCCGGAGAGCCCGTCACCATCGAGCTCAAGGCGCACGCGCAGTATCAGCTGGCGCTGCTCGCACAGCGCGCTGGTGACCCACGGAGAGCGCGCATGCTCGCCAGCAAGGCGCTCTCCGACAACCCCGAGCACGCCCTGGCGCGCCAGCTCCTGTCCGAGCTCGAGGGGGCGTGA